A single genomic interval of Lentimicrobium saccharophilum harbors:
- a CDS encoding energy transducer TonB: MKKTYLNTAIITMLCFILLSPGLKSQEIQDTTFYDEFYNEATRGNHYYMQVKTMTDDGFILRTYYANGQLKTEEIYIGTDTPLLEGHTITYSEDGRIIGTNNFLKGAYEGEQKKYYDSGALYYVENYMDQKQHGERIVYYKDGSLKRKETFENDKLIYGNCYSIEGKDTTYYPFYEHPRFKGGEQRRIRYLINNINYPRKAREMNISGIVYLTFLVRVNGKVTDVEVLRGVHPLLDEEAIRVVKKMPPWKPGKQDGKPMNTRFNMPIKFTLAG, from the coding sequence ATGAAAAAAACTTATTTGAATACAGCCATCATTACAATGCTCTGCTTTATCTTGCTCAGCCCCGGCCTGAAAAGCCAGGAAATTCAGGATACCACATTTTATGATGAATTTTACAATGAAGCCACGCGCGGAAACCATTACTACATGCAGGTAAAAACCATGACGGATGATGGCTTTATCCTCAGAACATATTATGCAAACGGCCAGCTTAAAACTGAAGAAATATATATTGGCACAGACACCCCGCTTCTGGAGGGCCACACCATCACCTATTCAGAAGACGGAAGGATTATAGGGACAAATAACTTTCTTAAAGGGGCTTACGAAGGGGAACAGAAAAAATACTACGACTCCGGTGCTCTTTATTATGTTGAGAATTATATGGATCAGAAACAGCATGGCGAACGCATTGTGTATTACAAAGACGGGAGCCTGAAACGGAAAGAGACCTTCGAAAATGACAAACTGATTTACGGGAATTGCTATTCCATTGAGGGAAAGGATACGACCTACTACCCCTTTTACGAGCATCCCAGATTCAAAGGAGGCGAGCAACGGAGGATCCGTTATCTGATAAACAATATAAATTATCCGCGCAAAGCCCGGGAAATGAATATTTCGGGGATAGTATATTTAACGTTTCTTGTCCGTGTCAACGGTAAAGTCACCGACGTTGAAGTCCTCAGAGGGGTCCATCCCCTGCTGGATGAGGAAGCCATACGTGTAGTAAAAAAAATGCCCCCCTGGAAACCCGGCAAGCAGGATGGAAAACCCATGAACACCAGATTCAATATGCCCATCAAATTTACCCTGGCAGGATAA
- a CDS encoding tRNA dihydrouridine synthase, which produces MNLQTAIFFAPFQGITTKAFRLVYARHFAGVDKLFTPYFANIAVDYPLPALKMKALQHQSESGISVVPQILSKSAPEILSFARSCAALGFGELNWNLGCPYPQVARKKRGSGMLPFPEMVDEILDQVMPHMPLSFSVKCRLGYAKAAEIMDLVPVFNRYPVAELTIHARTGKQLYSGKTDPDAFGAALEGLQVPVVYNGDIFTTEDFGHISGLFPGISRFMIGRGILKDPFLPARIKGLPQPGDSRAVLRGFLDDLYFETRREKKDSPSALNAMKECWTYLMFAFEEPVVVFRRLKKAGNFDDYEDAIKEVFANDRLKIQE; this is translated from the coding sequence ATGAATTTACAAACTGCCATTTTTTTTGCCCCTTTTCAGGGGATTACGACCAAAGCCTTCAGGTTGGTGTATGCCCGGCATTTCGCGGGGGTGGATAAGTTGTTTACCCCCTATTTTGCCAATATCGCGGTGGATTATCCCCTGCCTGCGCTGAAAATGAAAGCCCTGCAACATCAGTCTGAAAGCGGAATTTCTGTAGTTCCGCAGATTCTCAGCAAAAGCGCCCCGGAAATCCTCTCTTTTGCCCGGAGTTGTGCAGCGCTTGGCTTCGGTGAACTGAACTGGAACCTGGGCTGCCCTTATCCTCAGGTTGCCCGGAAGAAAAGGGGCTCGGGCATGCTGCCTTTTCCGGAGATGGTGGATGAAATCCTGGATCAGGTAATGCCGCACATGCCCCTTTCTTTTTCCGTGAAGTGCAGGCTTGGCTATGCAAAGGCTGCGGAAATAATGGACCTGGTACCGGTTTTTAACCGTTATCCCGTCGCTGAACTGACGATTCATGCGCGTACCGGTAAACAGTTATATTCCGGTAAGACCGACCCGGACGCTTTTGGAGCGGCGCTTGAAGGGCTTCAGGTGCCGGTGGTTTATAACGGGGATATTTTCACCACGGAGGATTTCGGCCATATCAGCGGGCTTTTCCCCGGAATTTCACGGTTTATGATCGGCCGCGGGATTTTGAAGGACCCCTTTCTGCCGGCCCGCATCAAGGGACTGCCGCAACCCGGCGATAGCAGGGCTGTTTTGCGCGGATTTCTTGATGACCTCTATTTTGAGACGCGCAGGGAGAAGAAAGATAGCCCCTCAGCCCTGAATGCCATGAAGGAGTGTTGGACTTACCTGATGTTTGCATTCGAAGAGCCGGTGGTTGTTTTCCGCAGGCTGAAAAAGGCCGGAAACTTTGATGATTATGAAGATGCGATCAAAGAGGTGTTTGCCAATGACAGGTTAAAGATTCAGGAGTAA
- a CDS encoding alpha/beta fold hydrolase: MKKVSLLLLFSILISGIQAQDMLVKTTDNVELFVTVKGKGTPCLYLHGGPGSGSYWAEKFAGDSLEQFFQMIYLDQRGCGRSSGPKDNNYSMSRMVADFEEVRMALGISEWLVMGHSFGGLLQMGYAISHPEAIKGMLMINCTLDWKDSFENGFYPKACSLPEMADSKWCNDDSSFFVDRFGALIGELSQKNLMWKPGYDSYENYLRMGQTFGEVPDWNWGSEEYIVYTTDYHENFRKYTPEINIPVLFFYGKSDWVIGPEHFKDVCFPDMILWGSDVGHMPFLENSSDLFQAIKSYRDKYRF, translated from the coding sequence ATGAAAAAAGTATCGCTTCTTTTGCTGTTTTCCATTTTGATATCGGGAATTCAGGCTCAGGATATGCTTGTTAAAACAACCGATAATGTTGAATTATTTGTTACAGTTAAAGGTAAGGGTACCCCATGTCTCTATTTGCATGGAGGACCGGGCAGCGGCAGCTATTGGGCTGAAAAGTTTGCCGGCGACTCTCTGGAGCAGTTCTTTCAGATGATTTATCTCGATCAGCGGGGTTGTGGCCGGTCTTCAGGGCCAAAGGATAACAATTATTCGATGAGCAGAATGGTAGCTGATTTTGAAGAGGTCAGAATGGCACTGGGAATCAGCGAATGGCTTGTAATGGGTCATTCTTTTGGCGGTCTTCTGCAGATGGGATATGCTATAAGTCATCCGGAGGCTATTAAAGGAATGCTTATGATCAACTGTACCCTTGATTGGAAAGATTCCTTTGAAAACGGATTCTACCCTAAAGCATGTTCATTACCTGAAATGGCAGATTCAAAATGGTGCAACGATGATTCTTCGTTCTTTGTCGACAGATTCGGAGCGCTGATTGGTGAACTCAGCCAAAAAAATCTGATGTGGAAACCAGGTTACGATTCGTACGAAAATTATTTAAGAATGGGCCAAACCTTCGGCGAAGTACCAGACTGGAACTGGGGAAGTGAAGAGTATATCGTATATACTACCGATTATCATGAAAATTTCAGGAAATATACTCCGGAAATCAACATACCGGTATTATTTTTCTATGGAAAATCTGACTGGGTAATAGGTCCGGAACATTTTAAAGATGTCTGTTTCCCTGACATGATACTCTGGGGAAGCGATGTAGGGCATATGCCTTTCCTTGAAAACAGCAGTGATTTGTTTCAGGCAATTAAAAGCTACCGGGATAAATACAGGTTCTGA
- a CDS encoding outer membrane protein assembly factor BamB family protein: MKKIILFTLLITLSVTSAAGQTAQKWHFKTGGRIYSSPLIAGDLILFGSGDSCFYALNKSVGNEVWRFKTGGAVHCDAAICNSAVLFASADGYLYSLDVNTGRLNWKSATGKEKMLDLWDYYLSSPVVSGGLVFRGSSDSCLYALEAGTGKLKWKFRAGGMIHASPVIEKGAVMFGDFAGNFYALNATDGSLLWQFKTVGDLYFPNGEVQKGGTIGGETVYFGSRDFNVYALNTKTGRGKWNMKERGSWVVATPVMYGEHIYFGTSDTHSFYCLRKSDGEVIWKIRLPMRVYGSALVYNDVVYFGCFDGKLRGVDPLTGTPVSEFLTQGCKDNYQKVFNDDGSFRSNFELYGRDYMESERIIHTLGAILSTPVADAGVLYFGSSDGNLYAVEAR, from the coding sequence ATGAAAAAAATAATCCTGTTTACATTATTAATTACACTCTCCGTTACATCAGCAGCCGGCCAAACAGCGCAAAAATGGCATTTTAAAACCGGGGGCAGAATTTACAGTTCGCCTTTGATCGCGGGTGACCTGATCCTGTTCGGCAGCGGCGACAGCTGCTTTTATGCCCTGAATAAGTCTGTTGGCAATGAGGTATGGCGCTTTAAAACCGGCGGGGCTGTGCATTGCGATGCGGCTATCTGTAATTCCGCCGTACTTTTTGCAAGTGCCGACGGTTATCTTTATTCACTGGACGTGAACACGGGCAGGCTGAACTGGAAGTCAGCCACCGGAAAAGAGAAAATGCTCGATCTGTGGGATTATTACCTCTCCTCTCCCGTCGTTTCCGGAGGATTGGTATTCCGGGGAAGCAGTGACAGTTGCCTTTATGCCCTGGAAGCCGGAACAGGTAAACTGAAGTGGAAATTCAGGGCCGGGGGGATGATCCATGCAAGCCCGGTTATTGAAAAAGGTGCGGTGATGTTCGGTGATTTTGCCGGCAATTTTTATGCCTTGAACGCCACTGATGGCAGCTTATTATGGCAATTCAAAACCGTAGGTGACCTCTATTTCCCCAATGGTGAAGTTCAGAAAGGGGGAACCATCGGCGGGGAAACCGTATATTTCGGCAGCCGCGACTTCAACGTCTATGCCCTGAACACAAAAACAGGAAGGGGCAAATGGAACATGAAAGAACGGGGAAGCTGGGTGGTTGCAACCCCGGTAATGTACGGGGAGCATATTTACTTCGGCACCTCGGATACACATTCCTTCTATTGCCTCAGAAAATCAGACGGTGAGGTAATCTGGAAAATCCGGCTGCCCATGCGGGTGTATGGCTCCGCACTTGTTTACAATGATGTGGTTTACTTCGGTTGTTTCGACGGAAAGCTGAGAGGGGTAGATCCGCTTACAGGCACCCCGGTATCCGAATTTCTCACACAGGGCTGTAAGGATAATTATCAGAAGGTATTCAATGATGACGGCAGTTTCAGAAGCAACTTCGAATTATATGGCAGGGATTATATGGAATCTGAAAGAATTATCCACACGCTCGGGGCCATTCTTTCCACCCCTGTTGCTGATGCCGGTGTGCTCTATTTCGGAAGTTCCGACGGAAATCTTTATGCCGTTGAAGCCAGATAA
- a CDS encoding class-III pyridoxal-phosphate-dependent aminotransferase, whose product MKNIIWSTGHMLRYNDIVDADNCYVYDRNGQRMIDLESGVWCTCLGHNNKRINTVITEQINRISHTGFCYCHPAVAETAEKILSITNMPDGGCEFLSSGSEAVEYGMRIARALSRKPLALSYTDAYFGTYGDAALKDSRNWFVYDRFDCSCSKTGNGCSGDCSRFEEIPFENIGIFILEPGSSMGLVRFPEQSLVEKIAGIVQANGGIVISNEVTTGIGRTGKWFGYQHYNIQPDIIAMGKGLGNGYPVSAVAVSERIMKELASGSFHYSQSHQNDPLGAVVAGEVIDIIQESDLIWGAAFKGEYLLECLRGLKEEMPLISDVRGRGLMLAIEFKHSTDIINSELLKRGFITGRRPNAEVLRLDPALTIEKATIDHFVTALREILSGTGGEASPQDIMYKQTDKIQA is encoded by the coding sequence ATGAAAAATATCATCTGGTCAACGGGACACATGCTGAGATACAACGACATTGTCGATGCCGACAATTGTTACGTGTACGACCGGAACGGTCAGCGGATGATTGACCTGGAATCCGGCGTATGGTGTACCTGTCTGGGTCACAACAACAAACGCATCAATACCGTCATCACTGAACAGATCAACAGGATCAGCCATACCGGATTTTGTTACTGCCATCCGGCAGTTGCTGAAACGGCTGAGAAGATTCTGAGCATTACCAATATGCCTGATGGTGGCTGTGAATTCCTGTCTTCGGGAAGCGAAGCGGTGGAATACGGGATGCGCATCGCACGGGCGCTGAGCCGGAAGCCATTGGCCCTGTCTTATACAGATGCTTATTTCGGCACTTACGGAGATGCGGCGCTCAAAGACAGCAGAAACTGGTTTGTTTACGACAGGTTTGATTGCTCGTGCAGCAAAACCGGAAATGGTTGCTCAGGTGATTGCAGCAGGTTTGAGGAGATCCCCTTTGAGAATATCGGGATTTTTATCCTTGAACCGGGCAGCTCCATGGGGCTGGTTCGTTTCCCGGAGCAGAGCCTTGTTGAAAAAATTGCAGGCATCGTTCAGGCTAACGGCGGCATCGTCATCTCGAATGAAGTCACCACAGGTATCGGGCGTACCGGGAAATGGTTCGGATACCAGCATTACAACATACAGCCCGATATCATAGCCATGGGCAAAGGTCTGGGCAATGGCTACCCGGTAAGCGCGGTAGCCGTTTCCGAGAGAATTATGAAGGAGCTTGCATCCGGCAGTTTTCATTATTCACAGTCACACCAGAACGACCCGCTTGGAGCCGTTGTTGCCGGAGAGGTTATCGATATCATTCAGGAAAGCGATCTGATCTGGGGCGCCGCATTCAAGGGCGAATACCTTCTGGAGTGCCTCCGGGGACTAAAGGAGGAGATGCCGCTTATCAGCGACGTGCGTGGCCGGGGACTGATGCTGGCCATTGAGTTCAAACACAGTACAGACATTATCAACAGTGAACTGCTGAAAAGAGGATTTATCACAGGCCGCCGGCCAAATGCCGAAGTCCTGCGCCTGGATCCCGCCCTCACCATAGAAAAGGCGACCATCGACCATTTTGTGACCGCGTTGCGGGAGATTCTCTCCGGAACAGGCGGTGAAGCATCACCCCAGGATATTATGTACAAACAAACAGATAAAATACAGGCATGA
- a CDS encoding LytR/AlgR family response regulator transcription factor: MNILIVEDESFAADKLEQMLLEVDPDIRILAKTGSIKDSVKWLMDHTADLIFLDIQLSDGISFTIFEQIPVNIPVIFTTAYDQYAIKAFQLNSIAYLLKPIRKSDLAESLRKYHSLRSAFSIDFDLLMANIQGRKPDYKKRFLIQIGERIRKIEISEIAYFYVLEKGVYLKTLQGISYPVDYALDRLETLLNPEKFFRINRKYIVNMDAISNMVAYSRGRVKLELKPKADEEYDAIVSVDRAAAFKKWLNS; the protein is encoded by the coding sequence ATGAACATACTGATCGTTGAAGATGAAAGTTTCGCTGCCGACAAGCTGGAGCAGATGCTCCTGGAGGTTGACCCGGACATCAGGATACTTGCGAAAACAGGTTCTATAAAAGACTCGGTAAAATGGCTGATGGATCACACGGCCGATCTGATTTTCCTCGATATACAACTTTCGGATGGCATCAGTTTCACCATCTTTGAACAAATCCCCGTGAATATCCCGGTGATTTTCACCACCGCCTACGACCAGTATGCCATCAAGGCCTTTCAGCTAAACAGCATTGCATACCTGCTCAAACCCATCAGAAAAAGCGACCTGGCAGAGAGCCTCAGAAAATATCATTCGCTGCGGTCGGCTTTCAGTATCGATTTCGATTTGCTGATGGCCAACATACAGGGAAGAAAACCGGATTATAAAAAACGCTTCCTTATCCAGATCGGGGAAAGGATCAGAAAAATTGAAATTTCGGAGATCGCGTACTTCTATGTACTTGAAAAAGGGGTGTATCTGAAGACCCTGCAGGGAATCTCCTATCCTGTGGATTATGCCCTCGACCGCCTGGAAACCCTGCTGAACCCCGAAAAGTTTTTCAGGATAAACCGGAAGTATATTGTAAATATGGACGCCATTTCAAACATGGTTGCCTATTCCCGCGGACGCGTCAAACTGGAACTCAAGCCCAAAGCCGACGAAGAATATGATGCCATTGTGAGCGTGGACCGCGCCGCCGCCTTCAAAAAATGGCTTAATTCCTGA
- a CDS encoding sensor histidine kinase, with protein MFFRQIHGYFPFWRLLLLLLGLSVGVQLAVITYNHLSGYYVLSGYLHFFLRLARGIILSLSAAFLIAYPDLFIIRYFNKSIPWGKQTALRILLQMGFAVTIAVIIALAVTFTANRINPYSEDLSGVLITNALIIAVANLLMMAVLEGWIYYIESKKATLKAETLEKELSQIRFEVLKSQINPHFMFNSLNVLSGLINRDTVKAQQFIDEFSQVYRYVLETIEQPVTTLGRELDFMHSYLFLQQIRYGRNLGFSVDVPAALLNCVLPPLSLQVLLENAIKHNIVNESKPLRIEVYSDGYNLVVKNNLQPKISSAASTGLGLKNLVKRYALITGEEPSFKIETGHYIARIPLINPESDEHTDR; from the coding sequence ATGTTTTTCAGACAGATACACGGCTATTTCCCCTTCTGGCGCCTGCTTCTGCTATTGCTGGGGTTATCCGTCGGCGTTCAGCTGGCAGTTATCACCTACAATCACCTGAGCGGTTATTATGTTTTATCGGGTTATCTGCATTTCTTTCTCAGACTGGCCAGGGGGATCATCCTCAGCCTTTCCGCTGCCTTTCTGATTGCCTACCCGGATCTTTTTATCATCAGGTACTTTAACAAAAGTATACCCTGGGGAAAGCAAACAGCCCTGCGGATACTCCTCCAGATGGGATTTGCGGTTACGATTGCCGTGATTATTGCCCTGGCCGTTACCTTTACCGCAAACCGGATAAATCCTTATTCCGAAGATCTTTCAGGCGTATTGATCACCAATGCCCTTATTATTGCCGTAGCCAACCTTTTGATGATGGCTGTTCTTGAAGGCTGGATCTACTACATCGAAAGTAAAAAGGCAACGCTCAAGGCAGAAACCCTTGAAAAGGAGCTTTCGCAGATCAGGTTTGAAGTACTGAAAAGTCAGATCAACCCGCACTTCATGTTCAACAGTCTGAACGTACTCTCGGGGCTGATTAACCGGGATACGGTGAAAGCCCAGCAGTTTATCGACGAATTTTCACAGGTTTACCGCTACGTGCTCGAAACTATTGAACAGCCGGTGACCACCCTGGGAAGGGAACTGGATTTTATGCATTCCTATCTTTTCCTTCAGCAGATCAGGTATGGCCGGAACCTGGGTTTCTCTGTAGATGTTCCCGCCGCATTGCTGAATTGCGTACTTCCACCACTCTCGCTGCAGGTGTTGCTCGAAAATGCCATCAAACACAACATCGTAAACGAGTCAAAGCCGCTCAGGATCGAGGTTTACAGCGATGGATACAACCTGGTGGTAAAAAACAACCTGCAGCCGAAAATTTCCTCGGCAGCCTCAACCGGCCTGGGGCTGAAAAATCTGGTGAAGCGTTATGCCCTGATTACCGGAGAGGAACCCTCGTTCAAAATTGAGACCGGCCATTATATTGCACGCATTCCCCTTATTAATCCCGAAAGTGATGAACATACTGATCGTTGA
- a CDS encoding outer membrane beta-barrel protein, producing the protein MKTKPALTLLLFAVLAFSGMAQDNAKKSGFELSSGVAFPVSNPGGADLKTGFGFEGIFHYQFMPHLGLYAGWGWNRNQAPESFAGKDADFEETGYVFGLQFKHAIGSSPVSWYARAAGLYNHIEVENTAGEIIYDSGHGLGWQVAGGIDIDLGRNWSLTPGLKFNSLNREIEVEGNVTGLSLNYLSARVGILKKF; encoded by the coding sequence ATGAAAACAAAACCCGCACTTACACTTTTACTTTTCGCTGTTCTTGCATTCAGCGGCATGGCCCAGGACAATGCAAAGAAATCCGGTTTCGAACTGAGCAGCGGCGTTGCATTTCCCGTTTCAAACCCTGGTGGAGCCGACCTGAAAACCGGTTTTGGATTTGAAGGAATCTTCCATTATCAGTTTATGCCTCATCTGGGGCTTTATGCAGGCTGGGGATGGAACCGGAATCAGGCCCCGGAATCTTTTGCCGGAAAGGATGCAGACTTCGAGGAAACCGGTTATGTATTCGGACTTCAGTTCAAACATGCCATCGGAAGCTCACCGGTTTCGTGGTATGCCAGGGCTGCCGGGCTTTACAACCATATTGAAGTGGAAAACACTGCCGGAGAAATTATTTACGACAGTGGCCATGGATTGGGCTGGCAGGTGGCCGGAGGAATTGACATTGATCTGGGCCGCAACTGGAGCCTCACCCCGGGCCTCAAATTCAATTCACTGAACCGTGAAATTGAAGTGGAAGGCAATGTAACCGGACTCAGCTTAAACTACCTCTCGGCCCGTGTCGGGATCCTGAAAAAATTCTGA
- a CDS encoding T9SS type A sorting domain-containing protein translates to MQTKQNLRMVLAASMIFLPILLSGQALQWSFNYGGSQNDYLTRIISSNSGGFLAGGNSYSADIDLPSNAGSSDAWVIKVNAPGEKEFVSVFGGSSDDIFKDAVEVDNAYFMMLFNSYSANGDFPANSGDLDIWLKSITFDGQAGGSLHFGGSGKDDAVKLAQAPAGSHLIVGQTNSNDGTFGSGLGGKDAFCIRLSSTSQITWVRKFGTKDEDGFVDALALPDGNLLFYGSKFQSNLNTGWLLKTNSLGEFLDEVNFEKVTGVFPVCMMHHAGHIYVAANTNNVVSKVTNRHMMIYKFDENLDYVSMNETGGGDGNDIILDMKPYDDQHILCLVASNTNQWPFHGNHGEYDLFYVLFSNDFGLIHSRPFGGSSYDGSHENGGNFIMDGAMAICASRSYSGDGDVPGNYGSYDGWIFKADPLYSLGLPDEGFAAVAGIHVSPNPAEDEILVSGIPDDAAFITITDLAGRQVFHTGVDKSSVNIPLSGLPSGMYLVRAATKGRVLPPVKFFRR, encoded by the coding sequence ATGCAAACGAAACAGAATCTGAGAATGGTGTTGGCAGCATCAATGATATTCCTGCCAATACTTCTGTCGGGCCAGGCCCTGCAATGGTCTTTTAATTACGGCGGAAGCCAGAACGATTACTTAACCCGTATCATAAGCAGTAATTCAGGAGGATTTCTTGCAGGTGGAAACTCGTATTCCGCTGACATTGACCTGCCATCCAATGCCGGGAGTTCCGATGCCTGGGTGATTAAAGTCAACGCCCCGGGCGAAAAGGAGTTTGTCAGTGTTTTTGGGGGCAGTTCCGATGATATTTTTAAAGATGCCGTTGAGGTTGACAACGCCTACTTTATGATGTTATTCAACTCCTATTCTGCAAATGGCGATTTCCCGGCCAATTCAGGAGACCTCGATATCTGGCTGAAAAGTATAACTTTTGACGGACAGGCTGGTGGCTCGCTGCATTTCGGCGGCAGCGGAAAAGATGACGCCGTTAAACTTGCGCAGGCTCCTGCCGGAAGTCACCTTATCGTCGGGCAGACCAACAGCAACGACGGAACTTTTGGAAGCGGACTGGGTGGTAAAGATGCGTTTTGTATAAGATTGTCTTCAACTTCGCAGATTACCTGGGTGAGGAAATTCGGAACCAAAGACGAAGATGGTTTTGTGGATGCACTGGCCCTGCCCGATGGCAATCTTCTGTTCTATGGCAGTAAGTTTCAGTCGAATCTCAATACCGGCTGGTTGCTGAAAACCAACTCTTTGGGTGAATTTTTGGATGAAGTAAACTTCGAAAAAGTCACCGGTGTATTTCCCGTGTGTATGATGCACCATGCCGGTCATATTTATGTTGCCGCCAATACCAATAACGTGGTCTCCAAAGTCACCAACCGGCATATGATGATCTATAAATTTGATGAAAACCTGGATTATGTTTCCATGAACGAAACCGGCGGAGGTGACGGCAACGATATTATTCTGGATATGAAACCTTACGACGACCAGCATATCCTTTGTCTGGTAGCTTCGAATACCAACCAATGGCCATTTCACGGCAATCACGGAGAATATGACCTTTTTTATGTACTCTTTTCCAATGATTTCGGCCTTATTCACAGCAGGCCTTTTGGCGGATCAAGCTATGACGGGTCACATGAAAATGGTGGCAATTTCATTATGGATGGTGCAATGGCTATTTGCGCCAGCAGGTCTTATTCCGGCGATGGCGACGTTCCGGGAAACTATGGCTCTTACGATGGCTGGATTTTCAAAGCGGACCCTTTATATTCCCTTGGTTTGCCGGATGAAGGGTTTGCTGCGGTTGCCGGAATACATGTATCCCCCAACCCGGCTGAGGATGAAATCCTTGTTTCGGGGATCCCGGATGACGCGGCTTTCATCACCATCACCGACCTCGCCGGCCGGCAGGTGTTCCATACAGGCGTTGACAAATCATCGGTAAATATTCCGCTCTCCGGCCTTCCGTCCGGGATGTATCTGGTAAGGGCCGCAACAAAAGGCAGGGTTCTGCCGCCGGTGAAGTTTTTCAGGCGCTGA
- a CDS encoding T9SS type A sorting domain-containing protein translates to MLAIPNLKRILLAWYVISLPVIASGQAVQWSFNYGGSNTDYLTRVVKGREGGFLAAGHTFSSDTDIPFNTGLSDAWMISTDDEGNKDYVAVLGGSSDELVKDLIQREDSVYLVLINSNSSDGDFPVNNGSFDVWVKCMTSGGVSIEGFHFGGSSNDEAFRIVPTHDNGYLIVGRTGSFDGTFSNSISMGGDDAFCIRLDAQFQVIWARKYGSEDNDGFVHAVVLPDSNLMFYGSKHIGITDKLWLMKTNPEGEVIDEECPSHLTGTYPVCMLYHADSYYLARNTDNTINNTPGQHADIIVFDEFVGDTLEQRMGITMGGITGSDIIADMKIYNDEYLLCLIVSNSNSGMFPANHGGYDIYTLLMTSGFVNWGEILSTWPLGGSDNEGWALKSASLCVDEDMAVIASNSYSSDWDLPAHYGQGDGWMLRTNPLLGVGLKGSCFPDARPAMVVSPNPAEDEILVSGIPDEAAFITITDLAGRQVSRTVVDGSSVNIPLSGLPSGMYLVRAEAKDRVLPPVKFVRR, encoded by the coding sequence ATGCTCGCTATCCCAAATTTAAAAAGAATATTGCTGGCTTGGTATGTGATTTCTTTGCCGGTGATTGCATCCGGTCAGGCAGTGCAATGGTCGTTTAATTATGGCGGAAGTAATACGGATTATCTTACGCGCGTTGTTAAAGGCCGCGAGGGAGGCTTTCTTGCTGCAGGACACACCTTTTCATCAGATACAGACATTCCCTTCAATACTGGTTTATCCGACGCCTGGATGATCAGCACGGATGATGAAGGCAATAAAGACTATGTTGCAGTGCTTGGCGGCTCAAGTGATGAACTTGTAAAGGATCTCATTCAGCGGGAGGATTCGGTATATCTGGTACTCATCAATTCTAATTCATCCGACGGGGACTTTCCGGTAAACAACGGATCGTTTGATGTCTGGGTTAAGTGCATGACTTCCGGTGGAGTGAGCATTGAAGGATTTCATTTCGGAGGCAGCAGTAACGATGAGGCTTTTCGCATAGTCCCCACCCATGACAACGGTTACCTTATTGTCGGGCGAACCGGCAGTTTCGACGGCACTTTCTCAAATTCAATCTCAATGGGAGGCGACGACGCTTTTTGCATCAGGCTGGACGCTCAGTTTCAGGTAATCTGGGCCAGGAAATACGGCAGTGAAGACAACGATGGCTTTGTGCATGCGGTGGTGCTTCCTGACAGCAACCTGATGTTCTATGGGAGTAAGCATATCGGAATAACAGATAAGCTGTGGCTCATGAAAACAAATCCGGAGGGGGAAGTGATTGATGAAGAATGCCCGTCGCATTTAACCGGTACCTATCCGGTATGCATGTTGTATCATGCTGACAGTTATTATCTGGCTCGAAATACCGATAACACTATCAATAATACTCCGGGGCAACATGCTGATATTATTGTTTTTGATGAATTTGTTGGTGATACACTTGAACAACGGATGGGAATCACAATGGGAGGGATCACAGGATCTGATATTATTGCGGACATGAAAATTTATAATGATGAATATCTGCTTTGCCTGATTGTTTCCAATTCCAATTCAGGAATGTTCCCGGCCAATCACGGGGGTTATGATATTTACACTTTATTGATGACAAGCGGTTTTGTTAATTGGGGGGAAATTTTGAGTACGTGGCCCCTGGGAGGTTCTGACAATGAAGGTTGGGCATTGAAATCAGCAAGCCTCTGTGTTGATGAGGATATGGCTGTAATAGCCAGTAACTCCTATTCGTCCGATTGGGACCTGCCTGCACATTATGGGCAGGGCGATGGATGGATGCTAAGGACAAATCCGCTCCTGGGTGTTGGCCTGAAGGGTAGTTGTTTTCCGGATGCGCGGCCGGCAATGGTTGTATCCCCCAACCCGGCAGAGGATGAAATCCTTGTTTCGGGTATCCCGGATGAAGCGGCTTTCATCACCATCACCGACCTCGCCGGCCGTCAGGTATCCCGGACTGTCGTTGACGGGTCATCGGTAAATATTCCGCTCTCCGGCCTTCCGTCAGGGATGTATCTGGTAAGGGCGGAAGCAAAAGACAGGGTTCTGCCGCCGGTGAAGTTTGTCAGGCGCTGA